The genomic interval ATCGCTCGACTCAATCACCGGCTTGGCTGCTTCCACCGTCGCCGATGCGGGCTCGACTGCCGGGTCGAGCGATGGCTGGTCGCTGCTGGCCACCTTGGGCGCTTCGGCCAGATCGGGAGTGCTTTCGACCAGCTCCGGCTCGCTAGTGATCTCCAGACTGGGCGGCGTTTGTACCGAACCAATATCCGGTCGTGGATTGGGCATCGTCAACTCAATCACTTCGGCTTCCGGCTCCGCGGGCGGTTCGGGTGTGGTGCCGGGGAACACCAACAACATGTTGTCGACGTTCTCTGCAGGTGGCTCTGCGGCCAACCCCTCGTTGTTATCCGTCGCGTTCTCGGCGGGTTCATTGGATGCGACGGATTCGGCCGCATCCGGCATGTCAGCCGGGGGAGTGTCTTGGGTGGGTGCGCCGAGCGTGTCGTCGATGGAACCGTCTACCAGATTCTCCAAGTCGATGGTCATGACATCCGGATCATCGGTGTTCTTAGGATTCAAGTCCGGTTCTGGCATACCGATATCGTCAGGATCGATCGTGGCATCCGAAGTGGCATCGGACGTACCCGAGGCGACCCCCATTGCGTCTTTTCCGGCAGTGGCAATGTCGCTTTCCGCGGGCACCAGCGTGCGACCTTGCGAAGGCTTTCTGGTGGACGGGCTGCTCGGTTCGTTAGTGTCGGAGTCGTCGGTCAATCGGGGAGGGATCGCTGCGGCGGTCCGCGAGGGGCGACTGGACGATGAGTTATAGGTTCCATCGAGCGGCCAGAATCCCACGTTGGGCAGACGGCCCATTGCAAACAGAATGCCGCCAGCCAGCGGTATAGCGAGCCCTGCTCCCAGCCCATAAGCCAACAATTGGCGCAGTGGCGATTTCTGTTTTCGACTCGATCGGTTTCGCTCGTAGTACGATCGCTGATCGGCGGCGACAGGAACCTTTGCCTGGGGAGTGTCGATTGGGAAATCGGCTTGCTCCATCGGTTCTTCGTCAGCGACGGAATCCATTTCCAATGATTCCAGAGGCTCGGATTCCAGGCCGGCTACAACATCGTCGGTTGGGCTATCGTCGGCTGAGCTATCGCTTGAGTCATCGATCCCAGTGGCTGCGACTTCGGGGTTGGCGACTTCGGGGTTGGTTTCGTCCCAGGTATCCATCAACAGCGTTGCGTCTTGGCCGGCGTCGGCGATGGTGGCATCGATGGATGGAGGCTCGTCGCTTTCCACGGCGATTGGTTCGTCATCGGCCTCAGCAAAGAAGCTTTGCAGTTCTTCGTTTTCCGAAAGTTCGTCGGGGTCACTCGACCACTCGATCGTCTCCTCCGTCACAGGACTCGCGTCATCGACGTCATCCAGAACCGAGAGCGTGTCGGAGTCCGAGCCGGTGTCGAGATCGAGCACGCTGGCGTCAGAAAAATCGGCGTCATCGGTATGTGATTCAGCAGCTTGCGGCGAGTCTTGTTCTGCCCAGTCGTTTTCAGATTGCTCATCACCACGCGTCGCGGCAATTCCGGCAACCATGCCAGCAGCTCCACCGGTGAAAGCAGCCACGGCGGCGTTGGAGAATGCGAACGGATTGTCGGTCGCCGACAGTGGTGGGTCGCTTTGCAGATCTTGTGATGCGGCCTGATCGCCGCCTGGAAAATGACCCAACGGTGTGCCCGGGCCGGTCACGTCGTCGTCCGAGTCGGTGTCATCAAGCGGCTGGCCGAACGCGGGCATCGCCGATGCTGAGGCGAGTTGCGCTGCGGGCGCGTCCCACAGCAACGGCTGCCCGTCCGCGCCGACAACCTTCAACACCGGCGGCAAGGATTTCAGCCAGCCGGCGGCGGACACGGATTCGCCACACCAAGGACAATCGGCGGACGCATCGGACGGCAGATCGGCCGAAGGCAATCGGACGGACTCGCCACATTCAGGGCACTTCGCAGAAAGCATGAATTCACCTGGGAAAAATTATGGAAGTCCCAAAGTTTAACCAGATCGCGACGATTTAGCACGGGAGCGAAAAAGGCGACCCAATCGGGAAAGCCTCGCAGCGGGCGAATTCGCGGTTTTTTACCACGTCGATCAAGTTTTAGCCTTATTTTAACGCCAATCTTGGCACCAATCCTTGGTTTGGACACCGCTGCGAATCCGCCATTCTCTCAGCTCCGCTAGCAAGCGTTCCTTGTGTTCCGACGCTGCCGGATTGTCCCACAGGTTGGTCAGCTCCTCTGGATCGGCGATCAGGTCAAAGAGTTGCCCGTCCGGCTCGTCCAAAAAGTGCACCAGTTTGTGCGTCTTGTCCCGTACCATCGTCATGAACTTGCATCCCGTCAGCACCGCATCCTGGACCTGTTCACAGTACACAAATTCTCGTCCGACAAAGTCGCTGCCGTCCCCATCAAACGCCCCCGCCAGCGAAACGGCTTCCATGTCCTCGGGCACTTCGATCCCTGCCCACTGCAAGATGGTCGGCCCCAGATCCATTTGTTGAACCAACGCGTCAACATGTCGCCCGCCACGAAAACGATCGGGCGCCCAAACGATCATCGGCACGCGAGTGATCTGCTCGTACATCGTCCACTTTTGACTTTGCCCGTGATCACTCAAACAGTCACCGTGGTCGCTGGTGAAGATCACGATGGTGTTCTCGAGATACCCGTTTCGCTCCAGCGACTGCATGATCTGGCCTACTTTTTCATCGATCATCGTGACGTTGGCCAAATAGTACGCGCGCTGTCGGTGCCGCTGCTGCTGCGTCGGATGCAGATTCATCAGCACCGAATCGTGGTCGATCTCTGAATTGTGTACACGTAGCTCTTTCAGTGCTGGCGGCAACGACTCAAGTTCACTGTCGGTCACCGGCAACAGCGGCAAGTCCTTGTCGAGATACGGCTGCGCATAGCGAGGAATCGGATCGTACGGAGGATGCGGTCCGGGAAATCCGATCTGCAAGAACAGGCGGTCTTTCTTGGGTGTCGAGTCCAGCCACCAACATGCCATGTCGCCGACAAAGACATCCGGATGTGTGTCTTCCGGCAGCAGCCAATCGAACGCACCCAATGCGTTCTGATAATCGTCCCGTAACCGATACAGTTCGCGTTGTTGCTTGACCAGTCCACGGAAACGCAACGCCTTGTCCCACTCGTCAAAGAAGTACCGGCCCTCCAGGAAACGGTCTTTGTTCTCGACCACAAAGCGTTCATGAAATCCCAGTTCGGTCAAATAGGGCCAAGTATGCATCTTGCCGATGTTGGTGCAGTAGTAGCCCGCTGCATTGAGCCGCTCGATCCAACTGTGACGCCAGCGATCCGCATTCTTGAGGATCCCCGTGGTGTGCGGATGGTAGCCCTTGAACAGACTCGCCCGCGCCGCGGCACACGAAGCCGCAGTGACATGGCATTGATCAAACGAGACGCCCTCGCGAACCAAGCGGTCCAGATGAGGAGTGTCCATGTGCGGGTAACCCAACGCCGCGATCGTGTCGTAACGCTGCTGGTCCGTGATGATGAAAACGATATTGGGGGGATTCATGGGCGGGCTAAGATTCAATGTCGGGGCGGCTTTCTTGGGGATCATTCACAAACACTCGAATCGCCCTAACCCGGATTACTCATCAGCCGGCACGCATGAGCAGTCCAGTGCCTAAAACCCGTGGCCTGACGGCCAGCGGCTCAGGGCGTATGACACCAAAAAGCGTTTGATAGCACAACCATGCTAAGCGGGACGACCTCGTGTTTCACAATGTGTCTTGCAACGTCGGGTCGGCCGACAGTATAGAAGGCGAGACACCGGACGACTTGCGTATTACTAATGACGGCATTTGCGAGAAGGAATTCGCGCCCATGATTCAGCTTCAGGAACTTGCATGGCTCGTGGGAGGGCAGTTGTTGGGCGACGGTGAAGTCCAATGTGTCGGAGCGAATCCTCCGGACATTGCCGGAGAAAACGAGATCACGATGATCGACGATGTCTCCAAATCGGGCATGCTCCAGAGCACCAAGGCGATCGCGGTGGTCACGCCGGCAGTTCTGTCGGACTGCGAGTTGATTCAAGTCGTGGTTCCGGACGTTCATCAAGCTTTCACGACGATCGTTTCGCAATATCGGCCCCCTGTTCGACGTGGCTTGCCCGGCGTCGGAGTCGATTCATCGGCCCGAATCGCACCCACGGCTCGAATTCATCCCACGGCGACCGTTTGCGCGGGCGCAAAGATCGGGCAACGCACCATCATCATGCCCGGCGTTGTGATCTTGCCCCATTGCAGCATCGGCGACGACTGTACGATCCACGCATCGGTGACGCTCTACGAATACACAGAAATCGGTGATCGCGTGACCGTTCACGCAGGCACCGTTCTGGGTGCCAATGGTTTTGGTTATCGACAAATCAACGGTCGCCATGTTTCGACCGCCCAACTGGGCTTTGTCAGAATCGGAAGTGATGTCGAGATCGGCGCCGCCGTGACGATCGACCGAGGGACATACGGTGCGACGAGCATCGGCGAAGGAACCAAGATCGACAATCAAGTCATGATCGCCCACAACTGTCAGATCGGCCGCCACAACCTGTTGTGCAGCCAAGTGGGAATCGCAGGCAGTTGCCGAACCGGCGACTACGTCATCCTTGCCGGCCAAGTCGGCTTGAAGGACCACATCACTTTGGGCGACCACACCATCGTCGGTGCCCAAGCCGGTGTGATGGACGACTGTAAGGGCAACGAAGTCTACTTGGGGTCACCCGCGACATCGCAACGCGAACAGATGCAGATCATGGCGGTGCAACGCCGCTTGCCCGAGATGCGTCGAGAAATCAAAGCCCTACGTCGCGAACTGGAAATGCTGACGCGACAGCCGAAGGCAACGATCGACATCAACTCCAAGAATCGCAAGGCGGCATGAACACTGGTGGCATCAAAACCGGCGGCATCAAAACTGGCGGCGGTTATCGGAGCTCGCTGTGGTCTCAGTGGTTCGCCCCGCAGTCATCCCAGCCCGACGCATTGCCCCCCATCGGTTTGATCGCCGGTTGGGGCAGTTTTCCCGTCGAGGTCGCGTGCGAAATCATCCAAAGCGGTCGCGGCGTCGTCTGCATCGCGATCCGGGACCACGCCAGCAAGGATCTGGAATCAATTTGCGACCATGTCAAATGGTCAGGCGTCGGCAAGATCGGTGCTCACCTGCACTACTTTCGCCGACGCGGGGTCGAGCAAGTCACGATGGCGGGCAAGCTGTTCAAAGCCGACCTGCTGTTCTCCGGATCCGTCTGGTTGAAACACTGCCCCGATTGGCAAGCCATCCGGACCTTTGCACCCTGCTTGCTCGGTCGCAATCGCGATGCGCGTGACGACAGTCTGCTGCTCGCGGTCACCCAAACCTATCTGCGCAGCGGCATGGAAATATGCCCTGCCACCGATTTCGCTCCGGAGCTACTCGTGAAACCAGGTTCCATCGCTGGTCGCCAGCCCAACGCCAAGCAACAACGTGACATCGAATTTGGTTGGCAAATCGCCAAGCAAATGGGTGGCATGGATATCGGTCAAAGCGTCACCGTCAAGGACGGTGCGGTGCTGGCGGTGGAAGCCGTCGAGGGGACCGACGAGTGCATCCGTCGGACCGGACAACTGTGCCGCAAAGGTGGATGGACGCTCGTGAAAGTGAGCAAGCCGAATCAAGACATGCGATTCGATGTTCCCACCATCGGTCCTCAAACGATCCAAAATGTGTGCGACGCCGGAGGATCGGTCATCGCAATCGAAGCCGACAAGACGATCCTCGTGGAGCGAGAAGAAACTCTACGCCTGGCCGCAGCAGCGGGCATCAGCATCGTCGCACTCTCGGCGGAAAGCCTGTCAGACAAGTTGGCTGCATAGCACGAGATCTGACTCATTCGGTTGGGTTGAGCCATTCAATCTCAGGGTGACCCACAACAGACACCTCCACCAAGGAACTTGGGGGAGGTCGAGCAGAGCCGTCCAGGTGAATGCGAGGGAGGGGGCCTGTCTGCGCAAGTCAATGATTGGGAATGGTAAAACGCTTGGCGGGGCACGCTATCGACTTGGAAAGTCGAGCGACGATTGTCGTTCGACTTTCAAAGTCGAAAACGAACACTAGACTCGGGAACCGGACGCTATCGCGTGGCGGGTCATAAATTATCCACGGCTAACGCCGTCGGCTCACCTGTCTGGGCGCAAAAAAACACGCCGCGATTCAACTCGCGGCGTGTCAGTGGGTCTCAATGAATTCAATCGCTGCACAGATCACTCTGCTGCGGCGGCTTCTTTCTTCTTCTTGCCTTTGCCTTTGGCAGCGGCGGCACCACGTTGCATCGTCTTGGGCAACTTGGCCTTTTGCTCGTCGGTCAGCATCGCAAGGACAGAAGCTTGAAACTTCATTCTCGCTTCATTCAACTTGCCCATCGCTTCGGATTGCTCAGCGGTCAAGCCTGCTTTCTCATGCGCGGCTTTCATCACTTCCTTGCCCTTGATTTGTCCGGCTTCACGGATTTCCTTTTGTGCCGCAGCAAGTTTCTTGCTCAACTCGGGCGTCAGCTTGGCGGCTGCAGTGAGTTCTTTCATTTCAGGAGCAAGCTTCTTGCCCATCTCTTTGATCTTCTCTGTTTGCTCGTCGGTCAAACCGACCACTTCGAGCTTCTTGATCAGTGCAGCGGCAACGTTGCCACCACCCTGTCCTTTGCCCTTGCCCTTTTTCTCGGCGTCGTCCGCGGCGAAAGCCGGAACGACCATCAGGGCAGTCAGCAAAACCAACGCAACGGATTTCAACTTCATCGCTGTTCTCAACGCATGGAGGGGTGAATGGGGAATGACGGGGAGAGGTTCCCGCGGGGCCGCTCATTTTACCTTCCGCCGAGTGTGCAAGGCATCAACCAAAACGCAAAAATTCCAGATATGCTCCCAGTCCGGACCAGCCAAAAAACCAGACAATGTTGAAGGCGACGACGAAAGCCCCTAAAGTCAGCAATTGGCTCTGAGCCCCCCGCCATTTCCTTTCCCTATTTCACTGCTCTGATAGCACTGCGCGTATGAACACTCGACCTTCTCGCCGCCGGTTCCTTGCCGCCTCCACCGCTGCAGTCTTGGCCCCCGCCATCCTGACGTCCAAACGCACTGCAGCCCAAGAGGTGATCGGATCAGGAGACCATGTCTACCACTGCAATCACACGTTCACACAACTGCCGGAGAAATACCGCTGGCAGACCACGCACAACGTTGCCGTGGACCCAGACAACAACCTGTACGTCATCCACGAAGGCTTTGCGACGCAGCCCAACCACCCGTCCATTTTTGTGTTCGACCCCGAAGGCCGATTCGTGCGTGCCTTTGGTGAGCAATTCCAGGGCGGCGGCCACGGGCTGGACATCCGCGTGGAGGAGGGAACGCCGTTCTTGTACGTCACCGGTTATCAACAACTCAAAACCATTTGCAAACTCACCCTCAGCGGTGAGTTGGTCTGGCAACAGTACGCGCCGATGAATAGCCAACGGTACGCGGAGGGCGAAGCCAGTGATCCCCAGCAGAAATGGGGGAGGGATCGGTTCATGCCCACCAACTTTGCCTTTCTACCCGACGGAGACTTTCTCGTCGCCGACGGCTATGGCGCCTACGTGATCCATCGTTACGACATCGATGGAAATTGGAAAAGCCACTTCGGCGGCTCGGGCAAAGGCGAAGGCACGTTCAACTTGCCGCACGGCATCTGGATCGACGACCGACCCAACGGTGAAACCGAAATCGTCGTCGCCGACCGCGCCAACAACACCCTGCAAATGTTTGACTTGGACGGCAACTATCGAAAGACCGTGCAAGGTTTCGGATTGCCCGCCAATATCGACACCCACGGTGACCTGATGTTGGTCCCCGAATTGGTTGCACGTGTTTCTCTGCTGGACCGAAATCACAACACGGTGGCGACGCTTGGCGACGACCGAGAACGCATTCTGGCGGACAAAGCCGAATCCAAGGGTTTCAAGATCCGGACCGATGAGTCACTCTGGCAACAAGGAAAGTTCGTGCACCCACACGACGCGTGTTTTGATAACGACTGCAATATCTATGTCGCCGAATGGGTCGCCACCGGTCGCGTCACCAAACTCACTCGGGCGTGAACCCAGCGTCGGTTCGATCCTGACGCGGATTCAACGGCATCGTGATGATGAGGCCCGCCGTGCGGTCTTCATTGCTGTTGCGACGCTTGACATGGCACTTCAGACATTGCGAACCAAGTCGTATCGGGCCGGCGTAGGAATATTGGTCCCCATCGATGCGCTCGGCATAAGGTTTCCCAGCGGCAAGTGACTGCACAGCTGACTTTTCAAACTCCGTTTTTGCAACATGGTCGATATTGACCACGTCCGTATTGACGACCAACCACTTCATCCGCACGTCATAGCCCTCTGCCATCTCGTGAAAGACGTCTTCGAGGGAAGCAGACGGAATTGCGTGGGCGTTCTCTTCGTCAAAAAAATCACGATGCATGATCTGGAGCGTCCCACGCACCAGCTCGTGCAACATCTTGGCACGCATTCGAGCTTCGGATGCGTCTGGCAGCCCATTCGTCTGATTGGAACTCGGTGCATTGGTCGACGGATCGTCTTGTGCACCAGCGATCGCAAGCGCAACGACGGTCAGGAAAAAGAGGCCGAGTAGGAGTCGTGGTTTCATTCGTGCGTACGATCGATGATAGGTGGATGGTCGCGAGTTTCATCACGGATAGCTTCATCACGGATACAGTACAGATGCTGGCCAGTGCGGATCAGCAGGCTGTTGCCCGCGACCGCTGCAGCGTAGGCGGTGGGATCGCCGTAAGAAAACATCTGATGAAGTTGGTTCTCGGGCATCCCGGCGAACACTTTTTCCGGTCCGGTCTTCGGAGCCGCCAGATCATCGGGAACAACATTCGCACGACGTTGCTTTTCCGCAGCATCTCGAGCGGCCAGCATCTCGTCGACTTCCCACAGCGGATTGCGTGCGACTGGATCAAAACGATCACCGGGACGCAAGACGAGTGTGA from Stieleria varia carries:
- a CDS encoding c-type heme family protein; its protein translation is MKPRLLLGLFFLTVVALAIAGAQDDPSTNAPSSNQTNGLPDASEARMRAKMLHELVRGTLQIMHRDFFDEENAHAIPSASLEDVFHEMAEGYDVRMKWLVVNTDVVNIDHVAKTEFEKSAVQSLAAGKPYAERIDGDQYSYAGPIRLGSQCLKCHVKRRNSNEDRTAGLIITMPLNPRQDRTDAGFTPE
- a CDS encoding sulfatase family protein produces the protein MNPPNIVFIITDQQRYDTIAALGYPHMDTPHLDRLVREGVSFDQCHVTAASCAAARASLFKGYHPHTTGILKNADRWRHSWIERLNAAGYYCTNIGKMHTWPYLTELGFHERFVVENKDRFLEGRYFFDEWDKALRFRGLVKQQRELYRLRDDYQNALGAFDWLLPEDTHPDVFVGDMACWWLDSTPKKDRLFLQIGFPGPHPPYDPIPRYAQPYLDKDLPLLPVTDSELESLPPALKELRVHNSEIDHDSVLMNLHPTQQQRHRQRAYYLANVTMIDEKVGQIMQSLERNGYLENTIVIFTSDHGDCLSDHGQSQKWTMYEQITRVPMIVWAPDRFRGGRHVDALVQQMDLGPTILQWAGIEVPEDMEAVSLAGAFDGDGSDFVGREFVYCEQVQDAVLTGCKFMTMVRDKTHKLVHFLDEPDGQLFDLIADPEELTNLWDNPAASEHKERLLAELREWRIRSGVQTKDWCQDWR
- a CDS encoding LpxI family protein, with the protein product MNTGGIKTGGIKTGGGYRSSLWSQWFAPQSSQPDALPPIGLIAGWGSFPVEVACEIIQSGRGVVCIAIRDHASKDLESICDHVKWSGVGKIGAHLHYFRRRGVEQVTMAGKLFKADLLFSGSVWLKHCPDWQAIRTFAPCLLGRNRDARDDSLLLAVTQTYLRSGMEICPATDFAPELLVKPGSIAGRQPNAKQQRDIEFGWQIAKQMGGMDIGQSVTVKDGAVLAVEAVEGTDECIRRTGQLCRKGGWTLVKVSKPNQDMRFDVPTIGPQTIQNVCDAGGSVIAIEADKTILVEREETLRLAAAAGISIVALSAESLSDKLAA
- the lpxD gene encoding UDP-3-O-(3-hydroxymyristoyl)glucosamine N-acyltransferase — protein: MIQLQELAWLVGGQLLGDGEVQCVGANPPDIAGENEITMIDDVSKSGMLQSTKAIAVVTPAVLSDCELIQVVVPDVHQAFTTIVSQYRPPVRRGLPGVGVDSSARIAPTARIHPTATVCAGAKIGQRTIIMPGVVILPHCSIGDDCTIHASVTLYEYTEIGDRVTVHAGTVLGANGFGYRQINGRHVSTAQLGFVRIGSDVEIGAAVTIDRGTYGATSIGEGTKIDNQVMIAHNCQIGRHNLLCSQVGIAGSCRTGDYVILAGQVGLKDHITLGDHTIVGAQAGVMDDCKGNEVYLGSPATSQREQMQIMAVQRRLPEMRREIKALRRELEMLTRQPKATIDINSKNRKAA